From a region of the Oncorhynchus masou masou isolate Uvic2021 unplaced genomic scaffold, UVic_Omas_1.1 unplaced_scaffold_3778, whole genome shotgun sequence genome:
- the LOC135534668 gene encoding cytochrome P450 2K4-like: MESHYHENNLISSVTNLFGADRIQEEISRVTGSRQPLEEDKKNLRFTDAVIHETQRLPNIVPMSIPHTTSRDVTFQEYFIKKVASVIPLLMSVLQDNSEWESLHSFNPSHFLDESQDNDEWESLHWMSSDRDAFMAFSAVTEDDLDLTPSVGFTLHLTSCVL, encoded by the exons ATGGAGTCTCACTATCATGAAAACAACCTGATATCTTCTGTCACCAACCTATTTGGTGCTG ACCGGATCCAGGAGGAGATCAGCAGGGTTACAGGAAGTCGTCAGCCCTTGGAAGAGGACAAGAAGAACCTCCGCTTCACTGATGCAGTGATCCATGAGACCCAGAGACTGCCCAACATTGTACCCATGTCCATCCCTCACACCACCAGCCGAGATGTCACCTTCCAGGAATACTTCATCAAAAAG GTGGCGTCTGTGATTCCTTTATTGATGTCCGTCCTACAGGACAATAGCGAATGGGAGAGCCTCCACTCCTTTAACCCCTCCCACTTTCTGGATGAGTCACAGGACAATGACGAATGGGAGAGCCTCCactggatgagcagtgacagggATGCCTTCATGGCCTTTTCTGCAG TAACAGAGGATGATCTGGACCTCACACCATCCGTGGGGTTCACCCTCCACCTCACCAGCTGTGTGCTGTGA